DNA sequence from the Uloborus diversus isolate 005 chromosome 1, Udiv.v.3.1, whole genome shotgun sequence genome:
ctttcataatatgtgtttcaaaaaatacaaattgaaatccccccccccccattcttgtactagagcgctgttttcaaaacccggtaaaactggtggccaccaagttgtttgagtctagtggccattggccacttgaaaattttctgaatcttgaggtCTAAGTGCGGTACAGTTCaaaaaattgaaggcaaagcttgtaAATGAAGGTTAGCTTGGTTATTCACCATTCCTTACTGATATGATACCCGGGCTGTCTGCTATATTGCATGTTGTTCAGCCTTAGACCTGCTTTAGGGTCGGTAATTTAATGCTAAACTGGTGTGattattcattacaatactttaaatttcaattactgcatttaaactttttttctatttaaatcatTCTTCGGCAGCCCCTACTTAATGTATTCAGCTGAAGCTTGTCATGGGTTTTTACTATATACTACATACTTTgttcaaaatatacatttcagcgGCCTTCAGTtagataaattataataaaaatcatAGATGTTCCTAACTAATATTCAAAGGTTTAATTGATTAATATTAAAACGtcgcattttcttttaaaataaaaaatactttttgtcactggagCTCCCATGAGTTActttttaatacttcaattttttaCTACCAAgaactttttgtttctttttttttgttcatcactaaattaaaattggcagcctcCCCAGACCACGACACGATCTTGACACGTTCGTTGTCCCCTATGCACAAGAGGCACCTGTTAGGGCCTTAGAAGGTCCTGGATAGTTATGCAACAAAATTACCTCATGGGCCGATGAATTTACTGACatacaaaaaaaatgtcttattacTCACAATACGAGtctgtagagtttttttttttttcattttgtagccATTACTTTTCTTGCAGCGATTTTCTTGTAAGTTGATGAGAAATGCCCCTGAATATTATGATATTGCCAtagatatttaaacattttttaaaggaagtttttgtagtttttttttgcaattcagtTGTAAAATTCaatgcagtattttgatggaagaCAAAAtgatgataaagttcttgttattaacattttaaatattagaccTTCTAATATggaatgcagtatttatttagttaatattaagcttatttgtattttgaatattttgtacacttaagtacatgcagggcaggggcggcatttcctCTTTTCATTCGGGAGGTCGAGTTTTTCAAATATGAATTACCTTAGTACGGaataaaacacatattggctaaaaGCAAGTAATTATGTTACGGGGGAGATTGCATAGTTAAAGAGCctccagaaaagatatttgttgatgtgagttctttttttcaaaaatagtatgtatttttaaacagtatttatgaAAGCATtctatgcattgagcagctgaaatgcgTTTccagcagaagaaagtgatgaacgctcattaaatagacacttaaaatatgagcgtaacaatcaAGGTAAGATACTAAAGGCAtttattttcttgtgaaaattgtgcagccacaccactgcaggtacctctcataaccatcgttacacagagcacacaagaacggGATATTTACACTATGTGAGGaaattacgtctttagttaaaattaactatGATTCTTCAGTTTTTCTGTTCTTAAAAGACCGataaaggcttgatgaatttctaataattaaaaaatggaaaacactcGCTCTTGTCTGAAAATGTGTCGAGTTTTatcaaccattacggagaaccaACAAGATTGGCTTtcttgaacattgatttccgatttacgtaaattgaatttgctcattttttatcattcctctcaaaaaatttgggggtgcgaccaccCCCTATTTGCTGCCCCTGATGCGGGGAAAAGTAAAAGTGGTTTTTGAAgattatttcttaactttttcttTCATAGTTCTCGCGTTGTACTTCTGCGTTTTAATTGCTGCCAAAACAATGAGAAAGTAATAGTAATAAAGTTAACATACTTCATTGttgtcaaaaataatgaaaaattatcaataagTACTAAACTTGATACTAAACGGTTGgacatttttcctttctttttttttttttttttgcattaaacctaacttaatgagagaaaaaaatgaatgaatttatcACCAATTTTGCATGTTCCAAACAGatgatttctttaaagagtaaaattaaaaaaaaaaaaagctctattaACTATTGCCAATCTTGACAAGTGACCAACCTAGCAACtgtttttatgattatttatggtatattcattcatttttaactgcaaaatatgCAATTTGAATTCCTAGTTTGCATCATGTATGTACAACAttaatgtataaaaagaaaaaaaaaacctgccagAATTTATCAATCAAAATCTAAAATCATCGGTGTCATGGTAgtgaaatacacacacacacacacaaaaaaaaaatcttaactttttcTAGCATGGTGGCATAGCATTTGCTTCAGAAGAATATTCTCTTTAGATGCTGGGTAAAACATCAAATCTTATTGATTGTTAGTTTTTCAAATACAACTGTCAggaatttgtgtaaaaaaaagttctggaaaatCTCCAGTTTTGATAACCAGGACTTTTGAGCACTAGAAGCTTCTAGTACAAATGCTGTTCCAACACGAATTCAAGATtgtaaaaatttatacaaaacCCGTACTACATACCTCATGTGATCGGAATCTTGTGTCATCTAATTTTCTAACAGCATACATCATATCTTCATGACAAGTAAACTCTACAACGCCAGTCCCATCTCTACTCACATCAGCATAGCAAACATCACCAGCCTCTCGCATATGATCTTTCAAATCCTGCCAGCTACCAGTTGGTGGAAGtcctaataattttttttacataaaataaaatattaaatataataattataataatagatacgggtcatttcacgtcaaattgCCTAATGGCATGTGTGCAGTCATGTCTCAGATTCTGTCCAttctttttttacgaatatctataagaaacttttttaggcttagctgaaatataggcactactttcttcattaaatctatcaataaaaagtgaaggaattgttccacagttttctttttgacaccattggaaaaagcaacattttttactccagatctctctcgacctatggtcgaaaaataagcttctatcttcaaagggaaaaaagttacaagcggtttttaaatcaaattcgaaaaatgtcattttgattcaggttgtcaaccattttgtTTTCGCATTTCCACGGTTaggctttttgaatccattgcttctttccttattttgcatttaatttcttaaacttattttattttgtatttccatggttacgcttttaaaatccatctttcgcattttaatttcttataagTATTTTAATGTCTGTTGTCAATGTTTCggagggtaattttgcatggtgttttattttaatttatttaagcctgattcttgaatatatgtcacttgacacaattttaatTCTCAAGGTAAACTGGGTAAAGCCAAGCAACGCAGTTCCTAAtacataaagatttgaaagctactgtttatgtgattttatacttctttgtttggcgaaacatttattattgccaaagaaaaaacatctgcttcactcgcaaaagggctgcgttctggtagcgtggtcgcttggcgcgttaggcgctgagcagttcagtctaggattattgttttaaggcagcCGTTAATGTAagtcattgttttggcgatttgttttgaaagagaaGAAACTTTTGATTGGTTTTTATCCGAGtaaattgtaaaacattttttttttttgaatgttccacgttAAGTTTTCTTTTCGTTAGACGGGTTTATTATGATAGCAAAGTTGCGGTGCGATTTGgagataaacaatagagttgtggaattatttttacatttgaaagatattatttgatgtctttttttgtttatttggagaaatattttaaattgcagtaaaaaccgctgtACTctctaaatagagttttaaagcaactgtaaatctaatttaatgatttgacaaaaagttttaaattccaaaggacttcaatagtttttttttgaaaggatgTGTACGTATTTTATACaaggaaaaatgatcatttcacatcagagggggagggggcgtcaatttttttattcaatggattTCCATTACATTTTTAGCACAGGTATCGCTGTCTGGGTACTGCTAGTATTCtataaaagtcattaaaaaactaaacccaatctgaaactttttgagctttgatCATCATTTTAAGcattagcataaaaatgattatttttaaattgataaaaaagttttaatactatgtcatgatttgagaatataggcatctttaatttcctatatttacatttctgtcataataaaatagcacagtaaaattaatataaatttgaaGTTATTAAGATCTTCAAGAGTTCTTTCATCTTAATCTTTGGTAAGCCTTATAAGCATCAAAACTACATTTGAAGAATGATGTTGGCTTAAATTAAGTCCAATGGTGAGGcagtcttcataaaaaaaaagtataagaagggttgaaaatattagTCTACAAAAAAGTAACGTCTAAGCAATAGAATGGCATAGTAGATAAAAATGAGAGAGTGTTACAGAAGCAGATGCAATCAGATATCAAAAGATTGCATCCATTGTCGTTCTCCAGCATTTCCCCCTCCACTCTTATTTCACCCTTTCACCAACAGCAAAAAGTTCCTTACTTCTTTCTACTCAAGAAAGAACATGTGCCTCAGCAAGAATCCTGATGGGAAGGTCCAGGCAAAAGGGAGGTGAGGTGGTATTTGCGCGATCGATCCCTAGAAAGTGGCATTGAAATGGGCATGGCAAAACAATGAGCATAcaagtcttcagcaaaaaataaaatacaaacaagaagtgttgaaaataatagtctacaaaaagttataaaggtttaAATGATAGGATGGCATAGTAGACAAAAATGAGCGAGTGTTATGGAAGCGGACGCAATCAGATTTTGAAATGCATAAACGCTGACGTGTTTCTACTTCATTCTCGAGCCTTTTTCCCTCCACACCCATGAAACGaagttcctttcttctttttaccTTAGAAAATACACGTGAGTCAGCAAAAACCATGATGGGAAAAATGCAATCGATCACTTGAAAATGCTTGGCGACCGgggaaatgaaaaaatacaaaaagctgAAAATCATGGATCCGCGGAAGATTGTCATCTTTGTTACTAATCGaggctaaaaagcacaaaactgcagtcttcggatggaataactgagccgccggtgtatttttttatgtatttctgctttagccctggcttagggcggtaatttactgcaaaacatataaaatatttttaaagaacatCAAGCAATTTAGGTTTTGTGACCTGTTACAGTTTTTaagattttatagttttcatgttCAATTTTGTAAATTCAGTGACCTTTAACCATCGTTTGTACACATTTTTctggaaatatttaatttttataggaaTGAATAACACAATCAGGTTttggaaactgaaaaaaaaaaaaaaaaaaaaaaaaacagggggggggggaatagttcAGAATGAATTTTGAAGTGTCTAGTTGCAGTTTTGTCACAggttcaatttaaattttaacctttACATTTTCATGTCATGACTGTGATATGCACTTGTTACGGCTTAAAACATCAGCAACTAAAACAGCAATtcataaaaagggatttttatgtTCACGCAGgatataaaataagcaaaattagCTGAGGACCTCACACTATGGTGGATCTTACCTATGGTGCtgtgtacaaaattttaaaaaattgaccattttattatcctaagaaaaatatcgttaaaacataaattttaaagtgTCAATGAATGTTAAGCAATAATTTATAAGGTAATAAATAATAGCTGAATTGTTTATATATTCAGAAGGGCTCTAAATAAAATTCTTTCTCCCTATCTCTTTTAAATGtaggtattcatttattttattcctaagTCTTATAATTAGAATGATCAGTTGTACTTAAAATGATAATGAAATTGATAGTCTAAAtaatgctcttaaaatttcaatcaataacatttgtcattttaaaattaattgatattaattatttttcttgataatTAGTTATgtcttaagatttttttcactGTAAGATATGTAGTAACGGCTTTGGTAATTGCTCATTGCCATAAAGCTAAATCCTGTGACAAAAAAGATGATGAAATGTAAGTTTTTACTGttcatttaaacacattttttaattttacttcttttaaaaattaaataaaagtagcaCAGTTCTtgataattaaaattacattttacattcatacaagtaatttttattttaatttaaaaagtttaccaAAAACTAAATGTAGATTAATTTTATGCTTGTGCACTTCTCTGTACGCCAAGTTGGGCAATTAGTGTTGTTTACTGGCAAACCAGAGTTAGAATGATTCCAATTTCCATGACAACGGCTGCAGTTTGGTTCACGTAGCTTTTCCAGTATACCAAGTTAGAGTGAAACAAACTTCTAGCAGTTCTACATGTGGCCAATAGGAATTGTCATACTCGTGAATTTATGAAAAGTATTGTTAAAACTGAACTATGCACTTTCTTTTAACATAACAGGATGGAGAAGCGGGTCTCAAAAACCAGAAACAATTTTAACTGCTAAGTACCTGAAACAACAACTCGATATTGTGATCTTCTAGATGGGGGTCCTCTTCCTCTGCTTCGAGGAGGTCCTCGACTTGGTCCATTTCCCCTTGGAAATTCGACTCGCAATCGATATCCAGAGTATTCATAACCATCTCTGGCTTGAACAGCATCTTCAGCATCTCTAAACATTATACAAGAGTTAATAgcttaaataattcatttttaaaattgattttaaaaaaatggaaaaaacttaAATACTTTTATCACTAATCACTCATTGCTAGCATAACAtgtttaaaatagctattttacAATTATTGAAgatattacagtaaaatttgcTGATATTTTAACTTTACTTAATGAAGTCTTAATGTTACATTAATTCTCAATAATCATGATAAGTCATTATACATATTAATATGGTATCAAGAGTAAATTAACAAATTGAGCAGTCAGTATGAGTTTTATTTGAAGAAGGTTTTCGACAGATCAAAGTGggatttttggttaaaaaaagataTCCTAGTGCAATCCCTGGTTTAACATTAACAATTCACTTTACTTTTGTTGTACACTATAACTTTGTTATGATTTACTAACAGTAATGACTTGATTGTATTTTTACCATCCCAAAATGTAATGACACtgcttttaaaaagttattatgaATTCTGGTTTTGCTACTAGTATTTTTGCACTAGCAAATTTTGCTTATTGATCTTTAAGAATGAAAACAACATGCCGTGGCCCTTATACGCTGTgtctaattcccccccccccccccttttaaaaataCGACTAGTTCTTTTAGAAGCCATGTTGGACAGAATTTTGAAACAAACTGAGAAATAATGtctaaagcttaattttttttttaaagttcttaagtttttataatttttgtcaGTATTTGCTTACATGAATTTGTATTTAACATTGAAACTTCACCATCTTCAGTAAAGCTTAGGGTTCTAATCAATGCTGTAACAAgggaaaaatatttgaaggactGCACTACTTTTATAGTTGTGGTTAATACATCttattcaaggtcaaaaaaaGGCAAGTTTAGATTACTTATCTAACTTCAATGAATAAAGcagactttaaaaaaagaaagtggtTCAAAAACattatggggcattccacggtatttttgacatttatgtagagtccgtaacgtgaccttttttgccataactttttaatttactgtttgattagtacataattttattttgatcttttcctaccaacacaccagctcaaattaaaataatttgcaaatcaaacggtaaattaaaaagttatggcaggaaaaaggtcacgttacggactctacataatgtcaaaaatgccgtggaatgccccttatacGAAAGTGTAACAAAAATTAAGGTAACAAGAGCTCTGACGGATGTGCGGATTCtatgtatgaataaaaattatgctGAAGATAACAAAAATGATCAGCGCTTTCAAACTATATCAGAAAATACAGCTAGATGTCCACTAACAAGTTGAAATGTCAGAAGATGTCTGTGTTGATGGAAACATGGTCCGTCATTGAAATTAGAGATGAGAAGGTTTTGGCGTTAAAAGAAACAATACACCAGCTTAAGTTTATGGACAATTGGTAGAGGTGCATGGTATATGGTGTTACGTCACGATTCATAAAAACAGGTATGACTTTTATGCACAGAATTTGACAAAGGCAGAACCCagagttcgccgatatatatcagtcaatatatatcatgatatatatccaatatttatttcgaaaatatcatgatatttattttttcaactacagcattttcaatgtaaaaattatattaatcatagtaatattgttcatttattattaaaaataaccaaaaagttatgtactacatttttatgatgtattatattaatacatcataaaaatgcaGTACAtgattttttggttatttttaattaactttttggctatcattaatataacaaagtaatataacattccttttttattttatattcataaaattattagtaatgaaagttttaattcatattaaaagtgcctaattaaatattaaacattggtcagaaaaaaaagaaagtatcttATGACAATGCACAGACtaatgcatatattttatttctgaattatgcAAAAGTAGCTAGCAgaacaaaaatgagtaaaacagctaatactaaattaataccattaaaattgataaaaacgttaaatgaaatattagatatggGTAGTTCTCAAAAAGTGAGAACAAAAACTTAACTTCTGagccatttttgaaattggacatcaattttgcttttattgcatagTATGTATACAATATACACGGTCatataaaaatatcaaaagacagcaggtatttataaaaattaataaatagcaaatttaatgatcagtctgtaggtaacagattttggacatacaGTTGTCcagttttgaacttttccaaagaaaattttatctatttttaaattctgcaatgaaaagtagaggatttatgaagtacATAAATGACTTCATAACTTTATATActggtctttaaaaaataaaattgttatggTTTCGTAGAATCCGAAAAAAAACCCCCCATCCATTTTGCCAGGGCAGGTGATGAAGTCGCCAAAACTGACGCTGTTGGCAAAAACCAGTATTCTCGCTGGTAACCCTTCCCTTATCGTATGCTGTAAGTTGTCGCTTATCGGTATTTGCTTGGCAATTTTTGTGccgttttgtttacttaaatgtGTTCCGTTATGATCGTAACTTGTGATTATACTATTATTAATGTAATGTTCAATGCATaacgtattaattgtgcaaaatgtcAATGGATTGAAGGAACTAACATTATATAAGCCTTCTTTATTAAGGTTACAAGACAAAAGATCatttataataatgaataaatgaacataATTATTGGCGTCTAGATCgtaacgcaatttggacatctcacatgtatgtttaagaaaaatgattttgcttcaaagaagCAAATGTGTTGAGCAAGCAAATGAGAAGCAAATGTATGTATATGAAAGTGTTTTCATATACATAAAAgtatatgaaaacacttttaaataattaacaattgattttgaagattgaaaaatacctttaaaacatataaattatatatttagcTCTCAAATAGCATTgtcaagatcgtaacttttggacatacatcaaacttccattttttctaaaattgtttacaacaTAAATAATCggtctttacttttttaatttgtggaaaatattatcaaaaaaatattcagtttgagattcatggccttaattttttttttgaaacatatggaaataattaaagaaaaaaattttaatggtaaatttgctcagttaacgttttggtaggTCCAAAACTGTgctttttagcaaagaaaatatttttttaaggctttttgaagagcattttttctataatttatgtcaattcttgtctctatacagtattataattaaactcaaaattttttgagtttattaaaatgaaagttatttggtgtcaaagcttcaaagttgaggtctgtgtttgctcccaccttttgagaactgcccatacgCCATAGGCCTTTCATTCCTCGAGCACTGAGCATTTGCTCAGTCGTCCGCCTGACCACTGGCGCTTTACGCCACACGCCCGACTGCGGATTACTCATATAATTGCAACGGCACCACTACGGCCAGAACACCTGGCTTGTCAGCGCCCCAAATCTGTTAATAAATTGAACCGCTCTCTCGCTTCCCTGCCCCTCACTTGTTGGGGAAGTAATGTGGTGTTCGTCAGAGAACACATAACCTAACTTTGAACCCAAACCTTGAGGTCCTTTTGGTTCGGTGGTTAAAGCACTGGATTAGCATCACAAAGGTTCGTGGTTCAAATCCCGACCCAGACAATCATCTGCCACATAATGATCATCCATACGCCACATAATTTAGTCAAGGTTTGGGTTCAAAGTTAGGTTATGTGCTTTCTGACGAACGCCACaaatgtatgtagctttaaattATTGGCTCAGAATAATTAACTGCGCATTTTGGTGTtggacgtaaaacacttaatgtaccccagaggaattcttttacaaatcaaaataaattatattttgacacatttttgcaacatcggCAGTAACACATtgtatatttaaatggttattcatctcagtGCAcaatattagtatgtattttttcgataaaacagaatttctttgagagtcactaaatatggtttgaaaatactcaagatgttgaccttagtttaacctcctgtaacttatttataactgaagtgatcaaattttagacaggcatttcaaaatatacaactctttacctttaaaatgacaccttatttgtttagccattttaattttgaaaatttgatcatctggttgaccttatcatggactTGCCATGGTTCTGAATGATAAGCAACCATGTAATCTACGTAGATATGTATTCAAACCATTTACTAGGAAGTACAATAAAAAGGACAAGCAAATCATCACATTTTAGTGCATTGGGTACCGGCAGATGTCAACTCAATCGCACCATCACCAAAACAAATATAATTAAACCCACACGTTTCACAACGAAGCAAAAAACcgcagattattattattatttgacgaTTTGCACTTTTTTACCTCGGGTCTTCAAATTCTATAAAAGCAAAAGCAGGGGATCGTCTGTTTTTCAGATCAGCAAAAACTATTTTGccgaatttttcaaatatttcttcgAGTTCTTTTGTGCGAATGTCTACAGGTAAATTACCAACATAAATACGACAGTCGTTATTGCGGTAAGACATTCTTATCAGAAAGCTATATGTATTGTTGATAGTTCTAATAAAAAttcttgattatttttaaatctaaacaatgcaaaaaatggCGATGGTAAATTTTAAGTTACAGTGACAGTTAGCAAAGCTAACTATACTACAAGTAAACACATGATCATATGCAGAGGTCATGTTCGAATAGGCTTGCCGGTTCGCTAACATGGCTACTGAGTCCCGTCGGACCTATGGCCCTTGTTTTTTGTCTCTTACGTTcaaacagggccggattaaggatTTCGCGGCCCATAGGCATTAGAAGTGTTGGGGCCCACTCACACACGCATTTTATACATAATCTCATAGATTATTTCTCTAGTCTGTATTTTTGTCACCACTCAAAATCTTCcttattcctttatcaaatttcataacttACTCCCCATTTTAAAGCTTCTAGTTTTAGGTTCTGTCAACAATTTTAAGTATTAAcaataatgtttattaacaattaatacaGTAACTGAAATGtgtttatgtttacttttaattttagagctagaaaaaaagatatatagatcattactcagtaaaatatttctgaagcaTTTATACCATTATTGTTAACTGTAGCGGATttgagggaggaggggggggtcCACTTCTCTCCCGAAGagaggaaaataatttaactacaTTATTAACTAGATTTTAAGTTACTTCTTCAGAGcataagtaaaaactaaaaaacgaaaaacacacacacataaaacatatatttcaataaagTCCCTTTGATCCCCAGTAGCACAACAATTTTGGCCAATATCGGTCGAGTATTGGCCAAACCTGGCGTGCGTCGTCGTATGTCGGGCGATTTTACCCGATTTTGGCCAATACTGGGCAGTATTGGCATCCCGATACTGAAAAAGTGAAAAGgctttataaaacgttttttaaaaagaaattctgtgTTTAACATAAAGGTagaactgttctgagactttttccaGTAGATTTGGTATTTGAAACTCCGGATTAAAGAAATTGACAGACCTCGCTATTGGCCGATCTAGTCCAATACTGTATAGGCTTGGCCAACTGATACTGGTCAAATCAGAAAAACTTAATCAACGGTTACTTTTCAGAACATTTCGCAATTTCCTCCCAAAAGAATAACATGAATACCAGACATTTTAACGAAATTTAgcactgcaaaaatatatttggaaatttaCGCTTCCTGTCTAATGTCCAATGCTGTCCGATACTCAGCAACATTGGTCATCTCAATTATTAAAGTGcattcaaaacagttttcttgcaaagcattttgaaattcaATGCGTGGGTACAATTGGGAGAAGTTATTTTCCAATAACTTCCTAACCTATCATCCACGATAAAGTAATCTACGGTTTTCGCTTCATCCAACATTTGCCGATCTTATCCAATTCTATGCAGTATTggcattctgaattaaaatattacttttaaaatagtttttttagtgaatattttgttctgtaatgTGTTGATAATACTGggaaaaattatactgaaataatttaGGAATATATTATCCACAAAAACGAAACGTATGGAGGTTCGGTTCTGCCGACACTGGCCGATCGCATCCGATGCTGcgctgtattggtattctgaattagaaaattacttttaaaacagattttttgcaagacactataaatttttatacaaaggtgcaatgaaaaaaagtcattttacaataatttatcgatctATAATACACGATACCGAAATGTACAGCGCTTATCTTCTGCTGACAttagccgatcgcatccgatactgtgctgtattgacagtctgaattagaaaattacttttaaaacatatttgttgaaaggcattttgaattttaaggtgtaggttcaatcaaaaaaagtcattttacaataatttatcgactTATATAATCCACGATACAATGTACGGCGTTCCACTTCTGTCGACATTGGCCGAT
Encoded proteins:
- the LOC129234411 gene encoding serine/arginine-rich splicing factor 1B-like; the protein is MSYRNNDCRIYVGNLPVDIRTKELEEIFEKFGKIVFADLKNRRSPAFAFIEFEDPRDAEDAVQARDGYEYSGYRLRVEFPRGNGPSRGPPRSRGRGPPSRRSQYRVVVSGLPPTGSWQDLKDHMREAGDVCYADVSRDGTGVVEFTCHEDMMYAVRKLDDTRFRSHEGDVTYISVKEANVSRSASRSRSYSPRRTRGSPTYSPANRHRSRSRSRSRS